The Anastrepha ludens isolate Willacy chromosome 2, idAnaLude1.1, whole genome shotgun sequence DNA window ggattggaaccaGAGGAAAATGTGCACTGAcgctggtacctctgtcttcactgacggctccaagatggaattggGAGTCGGAGCTCGGAACAGGAGTTTCCTCCAAATGAGCCGGTTTATGTATTTTCTTGAAGTTTTTCCTtactgctagtgttttccaGGTAGTAGTCTTTGTGATCCTGCaggtatgcaaaatgcttaagggCCAGGGGAGCGAgaaagatattaacattttttctgattgtcaagctgcgatcaagggtctggtaacatttctttgatttgaGTTCCATAGAGGAaaacgaaattgctgatgactTTGCCAGGAAGgaaactgaattggtctcagagtaAGCCTCTGGCATCACTCTGACTGTCGCACAACTTATTTCaaaaaagcgcagaaaagatagaGCTCCATTTCTACATgtgatatttcgaaaaccctttagcctcagtacaatagacggaggaaACAGAAAAACCTGGGGACTCCACGTCATTCAACTTTCAAACTCTTAGCTACATTtatcggtcattggacgattggCACAAACGTGGAAAACCTAGGCTCACTATTTAACCTCCATTGCAGAAAGTGTAGATACCTCTCAGTCacggagactgttgagcactttctctgtaaatgtccgggtttggcagctagacgattaaggtcactgggttcTCCTTTCATCGACAGCCTGGAGCACTACGCTaacctaagtcccatcaatcttctccattacatcaacagctctggctgactgtagatatctgtctgTCGGAGGTcacataatggtatcaaagtggtacttcaaccatctATTCACTTATCAATCCATCTACTTCAAAGAGTAATGGTTGGTATACAGAATTGTGGGGGTCAttattcctaatttttttgagtttgagTTCATAACAACTGGAATCCAGTCTATAGTAGTGCACGATAAAAAAAGTTCTGTACCCTACATACATACTCTTAAAAAATGGGAAATCCAAATGAATAGTCAAATAGGAAAAATTCTAAGTCCCTATTCTGTTTGTATGATGGGCCACATGAGTAATAAAAGTTGACTTATTTTTAAGGGAATTAGTTTTAGTGATTaatttatgcataaatattcGCATAAAAATGAATTAGGTATAAATTGGTTTACATAGGCTTGAGAAGACCAAATAAGGATTGAGTTCATATTATTTGCCGctgagaaaaaatgttttgttagaCAAAAGATTTTTGAGCTCCATCTATGTAAATGTACATAaagaactaaataaatatattaaaagacTCCTTTCAATCTTTCTAATTGCAGTTGCTCTAGCATTACTGGCATGCCTTTTTTGCCTAACCACAGCTGCCATCATACCCCTCAACGACGCTGAAGTGGAGGCGACTACAGACTGCTTATATGAAGATGAATTATGGGGCACTGAGGATGGTACCAAATTCTATTACTGCCTACCGGACAACAGCTCAGCCATCATACAATCGTGTCCCGCAAATACTTTCTTTGTGCGCAATGAAACCGTTACTGGTTGCATTCCATTATCTTTGATGAGTTCCAATTGTGTGTATAATGCCACTGTTGGCTCATGTACGGGCGAAAATCTCAAACAACCTCAACCCAACTTGGCACCAAATAAATTCTATCTTTGCACGAGTGAGGGAGCCACACCATTGGCGTTGTCTTGCGCGGATGGGAAAGCATTCGTAAAACAAGATGGATATTTGGGTTGTTTCGATTGGTCGGTATGGCGTCAGTTGCGGCAGTGCTACACTCTCACCAACCAGAAATCAGAATAAAAAGAATCTGTTAATTTCcttgaaattaaaatacatttaaatctAAGAAATCGCAGCACTTCTGAAtaattatttgaagaaaatgaaatataacTGTAAACAGTAGTTAATGgcatgtattatttatttattgtagaaaaaattaatgtaaaaaaagtatttacggCCCTCACCAATTCTTCTTCTTACCCTCGGAAATAATGGAGGCCTACCTCTTTTATATTTTGGAAACTCCCTTAGTAGTGGCCACCATCCGAATGCGCTGGTGCTTCACGACCATTTTGTAACGCACGGGTTCAAATACATGAACGAGTTACACtcatgaaatatcaaataatagagTTTTCTAATAGAAGTCTCCAATCTGCTATTTGGAGACGGCATAAAACtctagatccctccatttgtgggaaaacatcaaaaaaatataccacaaataggagcagaagTTCAACCAAATGCCCTGCAAAGGCTGGGAGCGCAATTATGCttagttctgttacaagttaagtccattatatgtagatatgaaattatagtatattacttttttgaatgaagttatttttattaaatcacGTAACTCCTTAACAAAACAatcttaaattttcattccaaatggtcaccatttgcctGCACACAACCCTTCAAACCATTAGCCCATTCAGCTTTTGTAGCACGCATGGTTTCCATGACAGTTTATTGatgtcgctgctcgaaccaaagattattTGCGACTCTTCAAATTTCTGTGAGATCTTCGACCGGCTAttttctgaccacaaactgtagtccaatgaatTCAGATTTGGACCTCCAGACGGTCAAtattctgcggctatgaacccagaagTATGCTTTTTTAGCGATTTGTGGGTGGTTTTCGCCTTATGGGTTGGAGCGGAATTTTGCTAGatgatccaacgctctccactGTAGGCAGTACTGTTCAACTGTCTTaacacgccttctaagacatcctcctggtacacttttgcccaggtcttaacgcctttacaaggcaCTTCCCAGCAAACCATTACGAAGGCTGGATGTTGGCCACCCTAAACTCTTAGAACAACATTTTTGGCgtgtttagaagttttagcatagagtTTGTcgatttgcttattaaaaacttattcaacagtgaaaattttcttatctataaaagaatattttcatagcAATTgtccgcgtgccaccgaagaagctgcttgcatttgTCAAGCCTAATTTCCTTCAAACACGTCGTCAAAAGCTGATCTCTTGAGTAACGGAAGACTTTCATGTGAAGGTcgtctctaattagtcttgacatggatctggtcgacaGATTCATTTCCGTCAAGAtgatttttggcttttttgggGGATTTCTGCAAtatctttctcgaacggcttttatggctgcactggttcgaaccgcGCGAATActaccacttctttttctgtctgt harbors:
- the LOC128859283 gene encoding uncharacterized protein LOC128859283 gives rise to the protein MKKVALALLACLFCLTTAAIIPLNDAEVEATTDCLYEDELWGTEDGTKFYYCLPDNSSAIIQSCPANTFFVRNETVTGCIPLSLMSSNCVYNATVGSCTGENLKQPQPNLAPNKFYLCTSEGATPLALSCADGKAFVKQDGYLGCFDWSVWRQLRQCYTLTNQKSE